In the Pithys albifrons albifrons isolate INPA30051 chromosome 3, PitAlb_v1, whole genome shotgun sequence genome, one interval contains:
- the TRMU gene encoding mitochondrial tRNA-specific 2-thiouridylase 1 isoform X2, translating to MLAAAGRRVACAVSGGVDSAVAALLLRRRGYQVTGVFMKNWDPLDEQGACSIDRDCEDAYRVCQKLDIPFHQVSYVKEYWNEVFSDLLKEYELGRTPNPDIVCNKHIKFNYFLHYAMDNLGADAIATGHYARTSLEDEEVFQQKHVKRPQRLFRNRFEVRNTVKLLQGADLFKDQTFFLSQISQDALRKTIFPLGDLTKSFVKKIAAEHDLHHVLKKKESMGVCFIGERNFENFLLEYLEPQPGWFLYTIGQRARLAGLQEAWFVVDKDVSTRDVYVAPSRDHPALYRDLLRTNRVHWIAEEPPAELVREKMMECHFRFRHQMALVPCVLTLNQDGSVWVTLVKPARAITPGQFAVFYKGDECLGSGKILRMGPSVYTMQQGKNRGESPKKEEIDKIEPAT from the exons ATGCTGGCAGCTGCGGGGCGCCGTGTGGCCTGCGCCGTGTCCGGCGGCGTGGACAGCGCCGtggccgcgctgctgctgcgcCGCCGAG GCTACCAGGTGACAGGCGTGTTTATGAAGAACTGGGACCCTCTGGATGAACAGGGGGCTTGCTCCATTGACAGAGATTGCGAGGATGCTTACCGCGTTTGTCAGAAGCTCGATATCCCGTTTCACCAGGTTTCTTACGTGAAGGAATACTGGAATGAAGTGTTCAG TGACCTCTTGAAAGAGTATGAATTGGGAAGGACGCCCAATCCTGATATTGTGTGCAACAAGCACATCAAATTCAACTACTTTCTGCATTATGCTATGGATAACCTTG GAGCAGATGCAATTGCTACTGGGCATTATGCTAGGACTTCATTAGAGGATGAGGAAGTGTTTCAACAGAAACATGTTAAAAGACCACAGAGGCTTTTCAGAAACCGTTTTGAAGTTAGAAATA CTGTGAAACTCCTTCAAGGGGCTGACCTCTTTAAGGACCAGACCTTCTTTCTAAGTCAGATCTCACAGGACGCTTTGAGGAAAACCATTTTCCCTTTGGGGGATTTAACAAAAAGTTTTGTAAAGAAGATAGCAGCAGAACATGACCTTCATCATgtgctaaagaaaaaagag agtaTGGGAGTCTGTTTCATTGGTGAAAGAAACTTTGAAAATTTCCTTCTTGAG TATTTGGAACCTCAACCAG GTTGGTTCCTCTACACAATAGGCCAGAGGGCTAGGCTGGCAGGCCTCCAGGAGGCTTGGTTTGTTGTGGACAAAGATGTCAGCACTAGAGATGTCTATGTG GCACCATCCAGAGACCACCCTGCTCTGTACAGAGACCTGCTGCGAACAAACAGAGTGCACTGGATAGCAGAGGAACCTCCAGCAGAGCTTGTTAGAGAGAAAATGATGGAATGTCATTTCAGGTTTCGGCACCAGATGGCACTGG TGCCTTGTGTCCTGACTCTAAACCAAGATGGCAGTGTGTGGGTAACGCTTGTGAAGCCAGCAAGAGCTATCACACCTGGACAG TTTGCCGTGTTCTACAAAGGTGATGAGTGCCTGGGCAGTGGGAAGATCCTGAGGATGGGCCCATCAGTGTATACCATGCAACAGGGCAAAAACCGAGGGGAGAGTCcaaagaaggaagagattgaCAAAATCGAACCAGCTACGTAA
- the TRMU gene encoding mitochondrial tRNA-specific 2-thiouridylase 1 isoform X1 produces MLAAAGRRVACAVSGGVDSAVAALLLRRRGYQVTGVFMKNWDPLDEQGACSIDRDCEDAYRVCQKLDIPFHQVSYVKEYWNEVFSDLLKEYELGRTPNPDIVCNKHIKFNYFLHYAMDNLGADAIATGHYARTSLEDEEVFQQKHVKRPQRLFRNRFEVRNTVKLLQGADLFKDQTFFLSQISQDALRKTIFPLGDLTKSFVKKIAAEHDLHHVLKKKESMGVCFIGERNFENFLLEYLEPQPGNFVSIEDKQVIGTHKGWFLYTIGQRARLAGLQEAWFVVDKDVSTRDVYVAPSRDHPALYRDLLRTNRVHWIAEEPPAELVREKMMECHFRFRHQMALVPCVLTLNQDGSVWVTLVKPARAITPGQFAVFYKGDECLGSGKILRMGPSVYTMQQGKNRGESPKKEEIDKIEPAT; encoded by the exons ATGCTGGCAGCTGCGGGGCGCCGTGTGGCCTGCGCCGTGTCCGGCGGCGTGGACAGCGCCGtggccgcgctgctgctgcgcCGCCGAG GCTACCAGGTGACAGGCGTGTTTATGAAGAACTGGGACCCTCTGGATGAACAGGGGGCTTGCTCCATTGACAGAGATTGCGAGGATGCTTACCGCGTTTGTCAGAAGCTCGATATCCCGTTTCACCAGGTTTCTTACGTGAAGGAATACTGGAATGAAGTGTTCAG TGACCTCTTGAAAGAGTATGAATTGGGAAGGACGCCCAATCCTGATATTGTGTGCAACAAGCACATCAAATTCAACTACTTTCTGCATTATGCTATGGATAACCTTG GAGCAGATGCAATTGCTACTGGGCATTATGCTAGGACTTCATTAGAGGATGAGGAAGTGTTTCAACAGAAACATGTTAAAAGACCACAGAGGCTTTTCAGAAACCGTTTTGAAGTTAGAAATA CTGTGAAACTCCTTCAAGGGGCTGACCTCTTTAAGGACCAGACCTTCTTTCTAAGTCAGATCTCACAGGACGCTTTGAGGAAAACCATTTTCCCTTTGGGGGATTTAACAAAAAGTTTTGTAAAGAAGATAGCAGCAGAACATGACCTTCATCATgtgctaaagaaaaaagag agtaTGGGAGTCTGTTTCATTGGTGAAAGAAACTTTGAAAATTTCCTTCTTGAG TATTTGGAACCTCAACCAGGTAACTTTGTTTCCATTGAAGATAAACAGGTGATAGGAACACACAAAG GTTGGTTCCTCTACACAATAGGCCAGAGGGCTAGGCTGGCAGGCCTCCAGGAGGCTTGGTTTGTTGTGGACAAAGATGTCAGCACTAGAGATGTCTATGTG GCACCATCCAGAGACCACCCTGCTCTGTACAGAGACCTGCTGCGAACAAACAGAGTGCACTGGATAGCAGAGGAACCTCCAGCAGAGCTTGTTAGAGAGAAAATGATGGAATGTCATTTCAGGTTTCGGCACCAGATGGCACTGG TGCCTTGTGTCCTGACTCTAAACCAAGATGGCAGTGTGTGGGTAACGCTTGTGAAGCCAGCAAGAGCTATCACACCTGGACAG TTTGCCGTGTTCTACAAAGGTGATGAGTGCCTGGGCAGTGGGAAGATCCTGAGGATGGGCCCATCAGTGTATACCATGCAACAGGGCAAAAACCGAGGGGAGAGTCcaaagaaggaagagattgaCAAAATCGAACCAGCTACGTAA